In one Musa acuminata AAA Group cultivar baxijiao chromosome BXJ2-5, Cavendish_Baxijiao_AAA, whole genome shotgun sequence genomic region, the following are encoded:
- the LOC135611526 gene encoding thaumatin-like protein 1b produces the protein MAGTWILSAAFFSAIVFPAASSTTFTVKNNCPFTIWPATLTGRRSALLPQTGLELAYGESQSLDAPAGWSGRFWARTRCTTDSTSGRFSCASGDCGSGSIECNGAGGAPPTTLVEFTLQGDGGKDFYDVSCVDGFNLPVSVTPRSGQGCSSISCPADTNAGCPPELQERARDGAVVGCKSACLAFDTDWYCCRGAYGTPSACKPTNYSMLFKNACPQAYSYAYDDATSTFTCVGANYLITFCP, from the exons ATGGCCGGGACGTGGATCCTCTCCGCTGCCTTCTTCTCCGCCATCGTTTTTCCAG CTGCATCCTCTACTACGTTCACCGTGAAGAATAACTGCCCGTTCACGATCTGGCCCGCGACACTCACCGGCAGGAGATCGGCGCTGCTCCCTCAGACCGGCTTGGAGCTCGCATACGGTGAGTCGCAGTCTCTGGACGCGCCGGCCGGTTGGTCGGGCCGGTTCTGGGCGAGAACGCGGTGCACCACCGACTCGACCTCGGGCAGGTTCTCGTGCGCCTCCGGCGACTGCGGCAGCGGGTCCATCGAGTGCAACGGCGCGGGAGGGGCGCCGCCCACCACGCTGGTGGAGTTCACGCTGCAGGGTGACGGGGGGAAGGACTTCTACGACGTGAGCTGCGTCGACGGCTTCAACCTACCGGTGTCGGTGACGCCGCGGAGCGGGCAGGGCTGCAGCTCGATCTCCTGTCCGGCGGACACCAACGCAGGCTGCCCGCCGGAGCTGCAGGAGAGAGCGAGGGACGGGGCGGTGGTGGGCTGCAAGAGCGCATGCCTGGCGTTCGACACGGACTGGTACTGTTGCAGAGGAGCGTACGGGACGCCGAGCGCATGCAAGCCGACGAATTACTCCATGTTGTTCAAGAATGCATGCCCTCAAGCTTATAGCTACGCTTATGACGACGCCACCAGCACGTTCACCTGTGTTGGTGCTaattacctcatcactttctgccCTTAA